The proteins below come from a single Mucilaginibacter mali genomic window:
- the nuoF gene encoding NADH-quinone oxidoreductase subunit NuoF, translating to MGRKLLLEHINVPGINTFDVYRQKGGYRAVEKALKTLAPADIVEEVKKSGLRGRGGAGFPTGMKWSFLAKPEGVARYLVCNADESEPGTFKDRYLMTYIPHALIEGMIVSSFALGANTSYIYVRGEMMPQIRILEKAIAEAKAAGFLGKNILGTGYDLELYVQPGGGAYICGEETALLESLEGKRGNPRIKPPFPAIAGLYGCPTVVNNVESIAAVVPIINDGGEEYAKIGVGRSTGTKLISAGGNLRKPGVYEIDLGLSAEEFLYSDEYCGGIANGKRLKAVVAGGSSVPILPANLFLKTVNGEARLMSYESLADGGFVSGTMLGSGGFIAYDEDQCIVRNTWNFARFYHHESCGQCSPCREGTGWMEKVLHRLEYGHGKMSDIDLLVDVSKKIEGNTICPLGDAAAWPVASAIRHFRDEFEWHVTHAGEATTHNFGLAHYADPLPKKEESVA from the coding sequence ATGGGACGCAAATTATTATTAGAACATATCAACGTACCGGGCATCAACACTTTTGATGTTTATCGCCAAAAGGGCGGATATCGCGCTGTTGAAAAGGCTTTGAAAACGCTTGCCCCTGCCGATATTGTAGAGGAAGTGAAAAAGTCGGGCTTACGCGGTCGCGGCGGCGCGGGTTTCCCTACCGGTATGAAGTGGAGCTTTTTGGCTAAACCCGAGGGCGTAGCACGTTACCTGGTTTGCAATGCCGACGAATCGGAACCGGGCACTTTTAAAGACCGTTACCTGATGACCTACATCCCTCATGCTTTAATTGAGGGGATGATCGTATCGAGCTTTGCGCTGGGTGCCAATACATCGTACATATATGTTCGCGGCGAAATGATGCCGCAGATCCGCATACTGGAAAAAGCCATTGCCGAAGCCAAAGCTGCCGGATTTTTGGGTAAAAATATACTGGGTACCGGTTACGACCTGGAGCTGTACGTACAGCCAGGTGGCGGTGCCTACATCTGCGGTGAAGAGACCGCCTTGTTAGAATCGCTGGAGGGTAAACGTGGTAACCCGCGTATCAAACCGCCGTTCCCGGCTATTGCTGGTCTGTATGGTTGCCCAACGGTAGTGAACAACGTTGAATCGATAGCTGCGGTAGTTCCCATCATTAACGATGGCGGCGAAGAGTATGCCAAGATAGGCGTTGGCCGTAGCACAGGTACCAAACTGATATCGGCTGGTGGTAACCTGCGCAAACCGGGTGTTTACGAAATAGACCTGGGTTTATCGGCCGAAGAATTTTTATATAGCGACGAATACTGCGGTGGTATAGCTAATGGCAAACGCCTGAAGGCTGTTGTTGCCGGTGGCTCATCGGTACCGATATTGCCTGCCAACCTGTTCCTGAAGACCGTTAATGGCGAAGCCCGCCTGATGAGCTACGAATCCTTAGCTGATGGTGGCTTTGTGAGCGGTACCATGCTGGGTTCGGGTGGTTTCATCGCTTATGACGAAGATCAGTGCATCGTTCGCAACACCTGGAACTTTGCCCGTTTCTATCACCACGAAAGCTGTGGCCAATGCTCGCCTTGCCGCGAGGGTACCGGCTGGATGGAGAAAGTACTGCACCGCCTGGAATATGGTCACGGCAAAATGAGCGATATTGACCTGTTGGTAGATGTTTCTAAAAAGATAGAAGGTAATACCATTTGTCCGCTGGGTGATGCGGCAGCCTGGCCGGTAGCCAGCGCCATCCGCCATTTCAGGGATGAGTTTGAGTGGCACGTAACACACGCTGGCGAAGCTACAACGCATAACTTTGGGTTGGCGCATTACGCTGATCCGCTGCCGAAGAAGGAAGAGAGCGTAGCGTAG